From Primulina tabacum isolate GXHZ01 chromosome 2, ASM2559414v2, whole genome shotgun sequence, one genomic window encodes:
- the LOC142531524 gene encoding uncharacterized protein LOC142531524, whose translation MEIEMDCIYKNPNAPIEARVKDLLSRMTITEKIGQMTQIERSVATPSAIKNQFIGSVLSGGGSKPFDNAASADWADMIDGFQKAALESRLGIPIIYGTDAVHGNNNVYGATIFPHNIGIGATRDADLLRKIGEVTALEVRASGAHYAFSPCVAVSRDPRWGRCYESYSEKTEVVRMMTSIVTGLQGQPPEGHPKGYPFLAGRKNVLACAKHFVGDGGTKNGTNEGNTIVSYDELEKIHMEPYFDCISQGVCTVMASYSSWNGNKLHSNHYLLTEVLKEKLGFKGFLISDWEALDRLYIPNGSNYRQSIMSTINAGIDMVMVPFRYELFLEEFLSLVESGDIPTARIDDAVERILRVKFVARLFEYPLTDRSLLDVVGCKAHRELAREAVRKSLVLLKNGKDPKKPLLPLDKNIKRILVSGTHADNLGYQCGGWTITWEGTTGRITEGTTILDAIKQVVEDETEVIYELNPSSETFVGHDFSLAIVAVGEGPYVESGGDDPELKIPFKGAELVSLVADKVPTLVILIAGRPLILEPWLLQKIDGLVVAWLPGSEGEGITDVVFGDYGFHGRLPMTWFRSVDQLPIHAGENSSDPLFPYGFGLNY comes from the exons ATGGAGATCGAAATGGATTGCATCTACAAGAACCCAAATGCCCCCATTGAAGCCAGAGTCAAGGACCTCCTCTCCAGGATGACTATTACAGAAAAAATCGGCCAGATGACGCAGATCGAACGCAGCGTCGCCACCCCATCCGCCATAAAAAATCAGTTCATAG GGAGTGTGCTGAGCGGGGGTGGAAGTAAGCCATTCGACAATGCGGCATCAGCTGACTGGGCCGACATGATTGATGGTTTCCAGAAGGCGGCCTTGGAATCAAGGCTCGGCATTCCTATTATCTATGGGACGGATGCTGTACATGGCAACAACAATGTCTATGGAGCCACCATTTTCCCTCATAACATTGGTATTGGAGCCACAAG AGATGCTGATCTGTTAAGGAAGATTGGGGAGGTCACAGCTCTTGAAGTTAGGGCAAGTGGGGCCCACTATGCCTTTTCTCCATGTGTTGCT GTTAGCAGAGATCCCAGATGGGGGAGATGCTATGAAAGTTATAGTGaaaaaactgaagttgttagAATGATGACCTCTATCGTCACAGGGTTGCAGGGACAGCCGCCTGAAGGGCACCCCAAAGGCTACCCTTTTCTGGCTGGAAG AAAAAATGTTCTTGCATGTGCGAAGCATTTTGTCGGGGATGGAGGAACTAAGAATGGTACGAATGAGGGTAATACAATAGTATCATATGATGAATTGGAGAAAATCCACATGGAACCATACTTCGATTGTATTTCTCAAGGGGTTTGCACTGTAATGGCATCATATTCGAGTTGGAACGGAAATAAATTGCATTCCAACCATTATCTTCTCACAGAAGTTCTAAAAGAAAAGCTGGGGTTCAAG GGTTTTTTGATTTCAGACTGGGAAGCATTAGACCGTCTTTATATTCCCAATGGCTCAAATTATCGTCAAAGCATTATGTCGACTATAAATGCTGGAATTGATATG GTCATGGTTCCTTTTAGATATGAACTATTTTTGGAAGAATTTTTGTCTCTTGTTGAATCAGGGGATATACCTACGGCTCGGATTGATGATGCTGTTGAGAGAATCCTGAGAGTCAAATTTGTTGCCAGACTGTTTGAGTATCCCTTGACTGATAGATCTTTACTAGATGTGGTTGGTTGTAAG GCACATAGAGAACTGGCACGTGAAGCTGTTCGCAAGTCCTTGGTTTTGTTAAAGAATGGAAAGGATCCAAAGAAACCTTTGCTCCCTCTAGACAAGAATATTAAACGAATTCTTGTTAGCGGGACACATGCTGATAATCTTGGGTATCAGTGTGGTGGGTGGACTATTACCTGGGAGGGAACAACTGGGAGAATCACAGAAG GCACGACCATCTTGGATGCAATAAAACAAGTAGTGGAAGATGAGACAGAAGTGATATATGAACTGAATCCTTCTTCAGAAACATTTGTTGGTCACGATTTCTCTCTTGCTATTGTAGCAGTTGGTGAGGGTCCATACGTTGAATCTGGTGGTGATGATCCGGAGCTTAAAATTCCTTTCAAGGGAGCTGAATTGGTGAGCTTAGTCGCTGATAAAGTTCCGACATTGGTTATTTTGATTGCCGGAAGACCTTTAATTTTAGAGCCATGGCTATTGCAAAAAATAGACGGTCTAGTGGTTGCGTGGCTGCCAGGAAGTGAAGGCGAAGGAATCACAGATGTTGTTTTCGGAGATTATGGATTCCATGGACGACTTCCCATGACGTGGTTTAGGAGCGTTGATCAGCTTCCGATTCATGCGGGGGAGAATTCATCCGACCCTTTGTTCCCTTATGGCTTTGGGTTGAATTATTAA